The Sporocytophaga myxococcoides DSM 11118 genome includes the window TGTAATGAAAGAAGATGAGAGAGGATTTTAATCTCATGGCATATTGCAAATGCCCTCAACACCAAAGCCGCAATAGATTGCAAAGCTATTGCATATCTCAAAAAAGAGAAACTACCTATATCTCCTGCTGTTGCTCATACTGTTGCTCCTCTCCTCCAAGTCCAATGCAAATACCTTCCGGGGAGTCAATTGGAAAATTCAATTTTAGGTATAAATTAGCAGAGGAACTTAGATATTATTTTTTCATTAATCAGTAAGCATATGACTTCAGCAATAAAATTCATTAAAGGAAACCTGGCGGCTACTTTAATAGGGCTTTTATTCCTGCTGGTATCCTGTAAAAAAGAGAAGCAAGATATCCCGGCATGGGATATAGTAACTGGAGATTATAAAGGACTTTTATATATTTCAAAGCCCAAAGATTCTTTAGGTGTGGCGCAACCATATTATGATCAAACTGTCCAAATTCATAAGGTGGGAACTGATGAATATAGATTTACCCCCTCAAATTCAAGTATACCTTCTTTTAACTTTAAGTATGACAGCAAAACCTCAATGAGCTCAGGAGTTATTTATAATGAATATTATTATAATATATACACGCAAACCAATAATGGAGTAACGGTAACTTCAAATAGTCTGGTATATGATAAAACAAACCCTAAGATAGGCTTTTCTATTTTTAACGGGACTGGTGATACTCTCTGGTTGTATACTGGTAATAAACAATAGCCGCAATCGTTATTTCAAATTTTTAGAAGAGATTCTCCTATACCTCTTGATGTTGCTTATACTCTTGCTCCTGTCCCCTATAGTCATCGTTTGATTTGCCTTATACTTGGCTTATTAGAATAAGATTAAGGAGGATTCTCGAGAATAGCAATTGCATTGTTACTACATCTATTCTCTCGAATGCCTGCTCAGTTTAATCAGTATTTTACAAAACGTTTGTTCAACTTCACATTGTTGGAAAGGATCCGAAGAAAGTAAAGACCAGGTTTAAAATTGCTGATATCCAAATTATAATTATTCTCTCCTGATATTAGGTTTTCCTGGTACACTACTTCTCCATTAACATCGATTATATCAAAGTTGGTTACTCCATATAAATCGATTTCAAAGCTTAAGTCTATATAATCAGAGGCAGGATTTGGGTAAAGAACAATTCCGTTATTTTTATAAAACTCATTTTGCAATGCTGTTAATCCCTGGAAAGTACAAGAAAAATTCTCAGCAAATGCATAAACTCCTTCACATATATTCCTGTCTTTATTGATCGACCAGGTCATAAGCCCTGCCAGATCTGGATATGAAGAAGTAAGTGTATAGGTGAAATCCGAAGGTTTTGATATTTTCCCTTGTATATACTTCACAGCTCTGCATACATCTTCAGGGCTATTATAACCACTGCCTGTTCCCAGATTACAACTGTTTGATTTGGCTGGAAGGCCAATCGCTACCTTAGATGATGGAAAACCATTATAAACACCTTTGTTCTTCAACAAAGGAAAACCTTTAATAATACTTTCTGTCATGGAAGTGATATAATCCGGATCACTATCATCGTAATAGATTATTCCGTCAATTGCAAAAGTACCTCCACCTGCTCCACCTGCATTGTAATACTGGCAATGAAGCAAGTCTATATCGTCTTTTAATTGCTCGATAATAGGTAACATGGCACCTCCGTTAAGATTATTAATCTGATAAGAACTCAATGCTCCCATCAGGTAAACTGTCTCAGGCGCCATTGTCAATAACATCTTTTTACCAGTAGCATTTTGGTAATCAATCATCAGTGTCTTTATTGCCTCTATAAGGTTTGTCTGAGCAGGTGCAGGATCATCCATAGTCCACGAATTTCCAAAAGCCATTGAGCTTGATTCAAAATCTATATCGATACCATCGAATTTATAATTATAACTTTGAAGAATATAGATCACAGAATTTATAAATTCCTGTTTCGCTTCCTCATTATCCAGCCTGATGGGATCATTGCCTCCCCCCAGGCTTAATATTACAACCTTTCCTTTTGAATGGAGTGCATCAATATCTGTCATAAATGAATTCTTTTCATAATCCCATGGCAGACTGAATGTGATCTTGGATAACGAAGAACCTTCAGTAGTGCCAAAGGCTAGCTGTATCACATTGTAAGCATCATGAACATCAGTTAGTTTAAGGCCTGTTGACCAGTTCTGCCAATAGCCCACCAATGCAGGTTTAGGAATCTGAGAGAATGCCCTGAAGTTAAAACTAAATGAGAGCACGAAAAGAACTTTATAAAACAGCAGTTTTCTGTAATTCATATCAATCCTTAATATCATCCATTACGGATATTCAATCTAATTAGATTTTCAACCATTTTAAAGAAAAATTAAATTAATAGAGGAAATTAAATCATTGTGAATGAGTTACAAGATCCCAATAATTATTCAGGCTGAAGAAATACAGTGTCCTATAGTCCTCGTTTGATTTACCTCACGCTTGGCTATTTAAAATATGATTAACAAGGATTCAAGAGAATAGCGATTGCAATGCTACTTTAAATCTTAAAAAATAGAACCTACCTCTACCTATATGTCTTGCTGTTGCTCAAACTTTGCTACTCTTCCTTCCCAGCCGGAAGATTATTCTGTTGTCAACTCCATAGTTTCATTTGGAAGGTCCTAAAAGACATTCTTTTATTACAGATTACGGAGAATATTTTAGGTAAGCAGTGATTGAAAATTCCGTCCAGTGCAGACATGGATGGAGAGAAGCTTTTTTTAAGGCGTACCAGCTATCCATCTTAATACATTCTTGCATTACACTATAGCCTTATCTCAACTCAGATACAACCATAGCTTTAAACGATCGCATCAGGATCTTTATCCAACCCGATTCTTTCAAGAAACTGATTATTAAAAACGTTCATTGATTCCCCTAAAAGAGATTTTCTAATCTTCATCCATTTATTAATTCTCTCTTCTCCATACATTTTTCTCACCATCTGAGGTGTCATATTGTAATTAAGCTTTCCCCAGTGTAACGTAAAGGGCACGCC containing:
- a CDS encoding glycosyl hydrolase family 18 protein; the protein is MNYRKLLFYKVLFVLSFSFNFRAFSQIPKPALVGYWQNWSTGLKLTDVHDAYNVIQLAFGTTEGSSLSKITFSLPWDYEKNSFMTDIDALHSKGKVVILSLGGGNDPIRLDNEEAKQEFINSVIYILQSYNYKFDGIDIDFESSSMAFGNSWTMDDPAPAQTNLIEAIKTLMIDYQNATGKKMLLTMAPETVYLMGALSSYQINNLNGGAMLPIIEQLKDDIDLLHCQYYNAGGAGGGTFAIDGIIYYDDSDPDYITSMTESIIKGFPLLKNKGVYNGFPSSKVAIGLPAKSNSCNLGTGSGYNSPEDVCRAVKYIQGKISKPSDFTYTLTSSYPDLAGLMTWSINKDRNICEGVYAFAENFSCTFQGLTALQNEFYKNNGIVLYPNPASDYIDLSFEIDLYGVTNFDIIDVNGEVVYQENLISGENNYNLDISNFKPGLYFLRILSNNVKLNKRFVKY